Proteins encoded in a region of the Pontibacter sp. SGAir0037 genome:
- a CDS encoding PepSY domain-containing protein, whose product MKLKSKHYYIRKFHRYLGVILGIQFLFWTLGGLYFSWNNIDEVHGDHLRKEKRHFSATMKMVSPQAVLDALKANSQVDSVLSVQLIEIAGVPAYQMRYFSGEMDHMAHEAAGHSGGGHASNVRVQLANAETGQFISPLSESEAITVARNQVTAPIKVEKVEYLTEVGSHHEYREKPLPAWAVTFSQPDNCTVYISAELGTFQAIRHNQWRVFDFFWMLHTMDYEGRDNFGNILLRAFSIFGLFTVLSGFVLYFISSPSIKKVKRKVRDPKPTHAS is encoded by the coding sequence ATGAAGCTAAAAAGCAAGCACTACTACATCCGAAAATTCCACCGATATTTAGGGGTTATACTTGGCATTCAATTTCTTTTCTGGACCCTAGGTGGGCTTTATTTCAGTTGGAACAATATTGATGAAGTTCATGGTGATCATCTTCGGAAGGAGAAAAGGCATTTCTCAGCTACTATGAAGATGGTATCCCCACAGGCTGTCCTTGATGCGCTTAAAGCCAACAGTCAGGTTGATTCTGTGCTGTCCGTCCAGCTCATCGAAATAGCCGGTGTTCCAGCTTACCAAATGCGTTATTTCTCAGGGGAAATGGACCACATGGCGCATGAAGCTGCCGGGCACAGCGGCGGTGGCCATGCTTCTAACGTGAGGGTGCAGCTAGCAAATGCAGAAACAGGGCAGTTTATTTCACCTTTATCCGAGTCCGAGGCTATCACTGTAGCCAGGAACCAAGTCACTGCTCCCATAAAAGTAGAAAAAGTGGAGTATTTAACAGAGGTAGGCTCGCATCATGAATACCGGGAAAAACCCTTGCCGGCCTGGGCTGTTACCTTTAGCCAACCGGACAATTGCACGGTTTACATTTCAGCTGAACTCGGCACTTTTCAGGCTATTCGACATAACCAATGGCGTGTATTTGATTTTTTCTGGATGCTGCATACTATGGATTATGAAGGGAGAGATAATTTTGGAAACATTCTCTTAAGAGCATTCTCCATTTTCGGCTTATTTACTGTGCTTTCCGGTTTTGTATTATACTTTATCTCTTCTCCTTCTATTAAAAAAGTAAAAAGGAAAGTTCGAGATCCTAAACCTACACATGCTTCTTGA
- a CDS encoding copper chaperone — translation MEIMKFKTNLGSREEVSRIASSLDKEESISRWNIDTASEDNLLSVSGVNLDPQRIACIVRNAGFKAEIIRVLGINGHEM, via the coding sequence ATGGAAATAATGAAATTCAAAACAAACCTCGGAAGCAGGGAAGAAGTGTCTCGGATAGCTTCTTCCCTGGATAAGGAAGAAAGCATCAGCAGGTGGAATATTGATACGGCTAGTGAAGATAATCTTTTAAGTGTATCTGGTGTAAACCTGGATCCGCAGCGGATAGCATGTATTGTTCGGAACGCTGGATTCAAAGCAGAGATTATAAGGGTATTAGGTATCAATGGCCATGAAATGTAA
- a CDS encoding thymidine phosphorylase family protein — MRHDQLKFKKLGIDTQQEHVVYMRSDCHICKSEGFSALTRIKVSNNDKSIVASLNVIESELLSPGEISLSKGAREALQVPEKAYLILSHIPPVESMKFVRSKIYGHTLTFNALQEIMVDIVQGNYSNVDIAAFITGCAGKMSVEEVTGLTTAMVEVGERLDWGMPVVADKHCVGGLPGNRTTPIVVSIVAACGLTIPKTSSRAITSPAGTADTLETITRVNLSLEEIKQVVKKEGGCFAWGGSVKLSPADDLLIRVERALDIDSEGQLIASVLSKKVSAGATHVVIDIPVGETAKIRSRKTAETLKERLEKVAATVGLRLKVVLTDGTQPVGRGIGPALEAMDVLAVLKNETSAPQELKERAILLAGALLELAGKVPNGQGVVVAKEVLATGRAFEKFKAICLAQGGFTMPAFAAFSYQVKAEKAGTVNKIDNRRLAKVAKLAGAPDDPAAGVLFDAPLGKKVALNEVLYTIFAESEGELSYALEYVFNEKDIITII; from the coding sequence ATGAGGCACGATCAATTAAAATTCAAGAAACTCGGCATTGACACGCAGCAGGAGCATGTGGTCTATATGCGCTCAGATTGCCACATATGTAAATCGGAGGGCTTTTCAGCCTTAACACGCATAAAAGTGTCGAACAACGACAAATCCATAGTTGCCAGTCTCAATGTAATTGAGTCCGAGCTTTTATCTCCAGGCGAAATCAGTTTGTCAAAAGGAGCCCGGGAAGCTTTACAGGTACCGGAAAAGGCTTACTTGATTTTATCCCATATACCGCCGGTAGAATCAATGAAGTTTGTACGGTCCAAGATTTATGGACACACGCTTACCTTCAACGCACTTCAGGAAATTATGGTGGATATAGTTCAAGGGAATTATTCGAATGTGGATATAGCTGCTTTTATTACAGGGTGTGCTGGAAAAATGAGTGTAGAAGAAGTCACTGGTCTGACAACGGCTATGGTGGAGGTGGGGGAAAGGCTTGACTGGGGAATGCCTGTAGTAGCTGACAAACACTGTGTAGGTGGTCTGCCTGGAAATAGAACCACCCCTATAGTAGTTTCTATTGTTGCCGCCTGTGGACTAACAATTCCCAAAACTTCATCAAGGGCTATTACCTCACCGGCAGGTACAGCCGATACCTTGGAAACTATTACGCGTGTTAATCTCTCTCTTGAAGAAATTAAGCAGGTTGTTAAAAAAGAGGGTGGGTGTTTTGCCTGGGGTGGATCAGTTAAATTAAGTCCGGCAGATGATCTGCTTATTCGAGTGGAACGGGCACTGGATATAGACAGTGAAGGACAATTGATTGCATCAGTGTTATCTAAAAAAGTTTCTGCTGGCGCCACGCATGTCGTCATAGACATTCCCGTTGGTGAAACTGCCAAAATAAGAAGTCGCAAGACAGCAGAGACGCTGAAAGAACGCCTGGAAAAAGTAGCTGCCACCGTTGGGCTCCGGTTAAAGGTTGTGCTAACAGATGGCACCCAACCAGTAGGCCGGGGTATAGGCCCCGCCTTAGAGGCAATGGATGTGCTAGCGGTTCTTAAAAACGAAACTTCTGCCCCCCAGGAGCTGAAGGAAAGAGCAATTCTATTAGCTGGCGCCCTGCTGGAATTAGCAGGAAAAGTGCCAAACGGGCAAGGTGTTGTAGTCGCAAAAGAAGTTTTAGCGACAGGCAGAGCTTTTGAAAAGTTTAAGGCTATCTGTCTTGCGCAAGGAGGATTTACCATGCCTGCCTTTGCTGCATTTAGCTATCAGGTTAAAGCGGAGAAAGCCGGCACAGTAAACAAAATTGATAACCGCCGGCTTGCAAAAGTTGCCAAGCTTGCCGGTGCACCGGATGATCCTGCAGCAGGCGTTCTATTCGATGCGCCGTTAGGAAAGAAAGTAGCGCTAAACGAAGTGCTGTACACCATTTTTGCAGAGTCGGAGGGGGAGTTATCCTATGCCCTGGAATATGTATTCAACGAAAAAGATATTATTACTATCATCTAA
- a CDS encoding ribose-phosphate pyrophosphokinase, translated as MDWLIFGLPGNENLATQLSDQLQIPCGNAIIRHFPDGESYVRILSDVQNKNMLLVMTLDHPDDKLLSLYFFILAAREQGAKKIGLLAPYLAYMRQDKQFLPGEAVTSGYFAHLLSQLTDWIVTIDPHLHRRSSMSEIYTVPVTLLHAAPLISKWIKENVKNALIVGPDSESEQWVKEVAREAEVPYIVLEKVRKGDRQVEIKVPDVSTWKHHRPVLVDDIISTARTMIITVQHLIRADFQNPICIGVHAVFAGNAFEELKAAGAEQIITCDTIPHSSNSISVSTLLLPGLLSLTRIKK; from the coding sequence ATGGACTGGCTTATTTTTGGATTACCCGGCAATGAAAACTTAGCAACACAACTTTCTGATCAGTTGCAGATCCCTTGTGGTAATGCTATTATCAGGCACTTTCCGGATGGGGAAAGCTATGTTCGGATTCTCTCTGACGTGCAGAATAAAAATATGTTGCTGGTGATGACGTTGGATCATCCGGATGATAAACTTTTATCGTTGTATTTTTTCATACTTGCTGCCAGAGAACAGGGTGCCAAAAAGATCGGATTGCTTGCCCCTTACCTTGCCTATATGCGACAGGACAAACAGTTTCTCCCCGGAGAGGCAGTTACTTCAGGTTACTTTGCACACTTACTTTCTCAGCTGACCGACTGGATCGTTACCATAGATCCACACCTCCACCGACGCAGCAGTATGAGCGAGATATATACGGTTCCTGTCACTTTGCTGCATGCGGCTCCCCTGATCTCAAAGTGGATTAAAGAAAATGTAAAGAATGCGCTTATCGTGGGGCCTGACAGTGAGAGTGAGCAATGGGTAAAGGAAGTGGCTAGAGAAGCAGAGGTACCCTATATAGTGCTTGAAAAAGTCAGAAAAGGTGACCGCCAGGTAGAAATAAAAGTACCGGATGTTTCTACTTGGAAACACCACCGGCCCGTTTTAGTAGACGACATTATCTCTACGGCCAGAACAATGATTATCACCGTTCAGCACTTGATCCGGGCAGATTTTCAGAACCCTATTTGCATAGGAGTACATGCTGTTTTTGCTGGCAATGCTTTCGAGGAGCTCAAAGCAGCAGGAGCTGAACAAATTATTACCTGCGATACCATTCCACATTCTTCCAACAGTATCTCAGTTTCAACGCTTCTTTTGCCAGGTCTTTTATCTTTGACAAGAATAAAGAAATAG
- a CDS encoding MBL fold metallo-hydrolase RNA specificity domain-containing protein, whose protein sequence is MDSKITIQFLGAAGTVTGSKYLVKAAGKQLLIDCGLFQGLKELRDLNWEEPPLQVAEIDLVLLTHAHLDHTGYLPRLVSLGFKGSVLGTAPTLGITEIILKDSAKIQEEDAARANKQGYSKHKPAKPLYTLLDVERTIACFSSQPLDVWVDLYPGIRVRFNYNGHIIGATFIELEVEGKRLVFSGDIGRENDMLLYPPHLPKQADVLFIESTYGNRLHPAVDAELELKNLIWEVWKKEGPLIIPSFAVERTQSFLFLLWKMKQNNSLPDIPIIMDSPMGRSVLNIFHHAPEWHKMSPEECAEMCKNIKVVKSIAESKSAVNAPGPKIIIAGSGMVTGGRVLSYLEKHLDDPDATILLIGYQAEGTRGRQLQEGAHELKMFGRYFPVRATVKNMEGLSGHADQGELIRWLGKLTKAPKPIFIVHGELPAAEALRNKIKEVYGWEATLPALYSIHAV, encoded by the coding sequence ATGGACTCTAAAATAACTATACAATTCCTGGGAGCCGCAGGTACTGTAACCGGTTCTAAATATCTTGTCAAAGCCGCAGGCAAGCAACTATTAATTGACTGTGGATTGTTCCAGGGGCTAAAAGAGCTGCGGGATTTAAACTGGGAGGAGCCGCCTTTGCAGGTAGCAGAAATTGACCTTGTGCTACTAACACATGCACATCTTGACCACACAGGCTATTTGCCTCGCTTGGTAAGTTTGGGATTCAAAGGGAGCGTTCTAGGAACAGCACCCACCCTGGGCATAACCGAAATAATTTTAAAGGATAGTGCAAAAATTCAGGAAGAGGACGCTGCTCGTGCAAATAAGCAGGGGTATTCGAAACATAAACCGGCAAAACCGCTTTACACCCTGCTGGATGTAGAGCGCACGATCGCTTGTTTTTCATCGCAACCATTAGATGTGTGGGTTGATTTATACCCAGGTATCCGGGTTCGGTTCAACTATAACGGGCACATCATCGGCGCCACCTTTATTGAGCTGGAGGTAGAGGGGAAAAGGCTGGTTTTTTCAGGTGACATCGGGCGGGAAAACGATATGCTGCTTTATCCTCCCCATTTGCCGAAGCAGGCGGATGTTTTGTTTATTGAAAGTACTTATGGTAACCGCTTGCATCCTGCTGTAGACGCTGAACTCGAACTAAAAAACTTAATCTGGGAAGTATGGAAAAAGGAAGGACCTCTTATCATTCCAAGCTTTGCAGTTGAGCGTACCCAGAGCTTTTTGTTTCTTTTATGGAAAATGAAGCAAAATAACAGCCTGCCTGACATTCCCATCATTATGGATAGCCCCATGGGAAGATCGGTTTTGAACATATTCCATCATGCCCCTGAGTGGCACAAGATGTCCCCTGAAGAATGTGCTGAAATGTGCAAAAATATCAAGGTGGTAAAAAGCATAGCTGAAAGCAAAAGTGCTGTTAATGCTCCTGGTCCGAAGATCATTATCGCCGGTAGTGGCATGGTGACAGGCGGAAGGGTTTTAAGCTACCTGGAAAAACACCTGGATGATCCTGATGCAACTATTTTGCTCATCGGTTACCAGGCGGAAGGGACACGTGGCAGGCAGCTGCAGGAAGGAGCGCATGAACTGAAAATGTTTGGGCGCTATTTTCCTGTGCGGGCAACTGTTAAAAACATGGAAGGGTTATCGGGACATGCTGATCAAGGTGAACTTATCAGATGGTTAGGAAAACTGACGAAGGCCCCTAAACCCATATTTATTGTCCACGGGGAATTGCCGGCTGCAGAAGCCCTGCGTAACAAAATAAAAGAAGTTTATGGCTGGGAGGCCACGCTTCCGGCATTGTATAGCATTCACGCGGTATAG